TTTCTTACATTATTACTTATTTTATATGTTTTATTGCAAAAAAAAGAAGCTCTTTTTGTATTATTCATTGTTAATAATGGTACTAACCCAAAATTTTTATTAAGTTTTTTTTCTTCTTCTTTACCCCATAAAGAGAGTGAATAGAAGGAGCCACTTTTTTTTCCACTGTAATTTAGAAAATAAGTGTTTAAATGTCCTTCAAAAGTAAGTAAATAAATCCGAAACATATAAAATGCGGTTAATCCCGCTGTTGAACAAGCTATTATTGCAAAAATTGGCGAAAATAACAAACTATCATTAAGAATTTCATCTTTCGACCAAAAACAAGCAAGGGGGGGGATACCACAAAGAGAGAGTGTTCCTATTAAAAAGGCCGTTTTTGTAATCGGGACATGTTTTGTCAAACCACCCATAAGAATCATATTCTGACTTTTATCGGGAGAATATCCAACTATAGCTTCCATTGAATGAATAATGGATCCAGATCCTAAAAACAACAAAGCTTTCGAATAAGCATGAGTAATCAAATGAAATAAAGCAGATCGATAAGACCCCATACCTAGAGCTAACATCATATAACCGAGTTGAGACATTGTAGAATAGGCTAAACCCCGCTTAATGTCTTTTTGAGCAAGAGCTAAAGTGGCTCCTAAGAGTACTGTTATTATACCTATCAAAGATATTATATACATTATAGAAGGGATAACGATAAAAAGAGGAAGAAGACGAGCTACAAGAAAAATACCCGCCGCTACCATAGTAGCAGCATGTATAAGAGCCGAAATGGGAGTAGGGCCCTCCATGGCATCAGGTAACCATACATGAAGAGGAAATTGTGCGGATTTAGCAATAGGACCTACAAATAATAGAAATGCACACAAAGTAAGGAATAAGAGATTTACTCTATTATTTAAAATTAAATTATTGAATATTTCGAACAAATCCTGAAATTCAAAACTGCCAGTTATCCAATAAAGACCTAAAATTCCTAATAATAAACCAAAATCCCCTACACGATTAGTTACAAAAGCTTTTTGACAAGCATTCGCTGCAATAGGTCGTGTGAACCAAAAACCTATTAATAAATACGAACACATTCCAACTAATTCCCAAAAAAAATAAACTTGGATCAAATTAGAACTAGTAACTAATCCTAACATTGAAGTATTAAAAAAACCCATATAAGCAAAAAATCTCAGGTATCCTTGATCATGCGACATATAATTGTCACTATAAATCAGAACCAAAATCCCAACAGTTGTAATTAATATTGACATAATAGAAGTAAGTGGATCGATAAAGTAACCGAACTCAAAAGAAAATTCATTATTTATGGTCCAAGACCATACATTTTGATGAATGCAACTTAGAAAAATTTGTTGAATAGATAGATAGATTGAAAAGATCATAACTATACTTAACAAAAAAATACTAAGAAAAGTCCACATGCGGCGAAGGTTTTTTGTTGCTGTCGGAAAAAGGAGAAGTCCAACTCCTAGTAAAATAGGTACTGGAAGTGGAATGAAAGGGATGATCCATGAATATTGATATGTATGTTCCATAAAATAAAAAATCCTTTTTATTTTATTCTTAATTTTATTTTTTCTTATTCACTGGTTTGTATATATATATTTTTTTTTCAAAGGGGACAATAAAAAAGCACGCGATTTCAAACCTAAATAGAAATGTTTTCGAATTAATATAATCCTTCATAAATCTTTGAAAAGCAATATATATTCAAATAAAAAAATTAGAAATGATTAAAAAATATTACTAAGTTACTGTCAAAAGATTTTATTTGTCTTTTTTTATTACTACTAAATAAAATTTTATTGTGATTTTATGCAAATACAGAAAAAGTGAATTATAATTCCATATTACAATAATTTATATACATATATTAAGAATAGAACAAAGATTTCCACGACAAAAAAAAACTTAATATTAATTATATAAAAAAAGCTTGACCTAAAACAAAGTTATTTGAGTTTGATTATTTAGGATTGTTAAGGAATGGATTTTCATCGTGGAATTTAGTGATTGTCTTTCAGTACACTAAGTGAGCTTTTTTTATTTATATTTTTTAAGAAAGATTACTATAATGATATGTTTTTTTTACATATGATGTGAAGAAATATTATAATTTTTTTATAATATAAGCTATCAGTATAGATTATTTAAATGAGTACTCTCATACGGATTTCAAACGTTAAAAAAAAAAGTTGGGTTTGAAACTTTTGAATGTCTTTTTTGTTTTGAAAATAATATATAATAAAATTTGAAAGAAAAAAACTCGTACGGAGTACGAAAGAATAAAATAATAAATGTCTTTGACATCCAATTATACCACTGAAATTTTTTTTCATTTTTGAATGGCAGTTCCAAAAAAACGTACTTCTATCTCGAAAAAGCGTATTCGTAAAAAAATTTGGAAAAGGAAGGGATATTGGACATCGTTGAAAGCTTTTTCATTAGGGAAATCACTTTCTACAGGTAATTCAAAAAGTTTTTTTGTACAGCAAAATAAATAAAAAACACTATAATAATTAGAATTAGCCTAACTTAAAAACCAATTTGTTTAAATACATCTAAAAAAAATAGGAAGCAAAAGAAGAAAAAAAGACAATATATAGATAAAATATATAAAAAATAAAGGTTCGCATTTTTTTAGTTCCAAAAAGGGGATTCGTATTGTTCCCATCACTACCTTGAGACAATAATAAAAAAAGATCTTTTATTTCCTCTTAATGAGGAAATAAAAGATCTTGAAATTAATTACTTTAAGTGAGCAAAAAATCTTATGTTTGTACAATATAAAAAGATACATCAAAAAAAATATTTTGATAATTTTTTTGATTTCTCTTGAGCAATTAGGAAAATCTAATTTTATTTAAAATTGCTAAGGATTTTGAAGAAGTTTTTATTTTTCGAAAAAGCATTTTTTTATCAATTTTTTTTCATATAAATGAAAAAAAATGATAAAGAGCATTTAGAGTTTTGTCTTTGGGTTGAAGTTCCAACTACTTTAATTTAGTTACATTTTTCATTGTATTCTCGAAAAAAATATAAAGGACAAAAAGTCAATTGAAATAATTTTAAAAATCAATTGGAAATTTTAATAAATTGGCTTCTTTATTTAAATTTTAATCTCGACGATTGAATCAAAACTTGTTAATATTGTTTTGAACAAGTTGCCGCTATGGTGAAATTGGTAGACACGCTGCTCTTAGGAAGCAGTGCTAGAGCATCTCGGTTCGAGTCCGAGTAGCGGCATAAGATCTTCTAAAAGAGATATTATAAGTTTTATAATCAAAATAATACCCGACTTTTTTCTAAAATCGGGTAAAACCTAGTATTAATTTATTAATTTTTAACAAATTTTTTATGATTTTTTCAATTTTAGAGCATATATTAACTCATATATCTTTTTCGGTCGTTTCAATTGTGCTGACAATTTATTTTTTAACTTTATTAGTTAATTTAGATGAAATCATAGGATTTTTTGATTCATCAGATAAAGGAATCATAATTACGTTTTTTGGTATAACAGGATTATTATTAACTCGTTGGATTTATTCAGGACATTTTCCATTAAGTAATTTATATGAATCATTAATTTTTCTTTCGTGGGCTTTTTCAATTATTCATATGGTTTCCTATTTTAATAAAAAACAACAAAATAAGTTAAACACAATAACTGCGCCAAGTGTTATTTTTATTCAGGGTTTTGCTACTTCAGGTCTTTTAAACAAAATGCCTCAGTCTGCAATATTAGTACCAGCTCTCCAGTCCCAGTGGTTAATGATGCACGTAAGTATGATGATATTAGGCTATGGCGCTCTGTTATGCGGATCATTATTATCAATAGCTCTTCTAGTGATTACATTTCGCAAAGTCGGACCTACTTTTTGGAAAAAGAATATAAAAAAAAATTTTTTATTAAATGAATTATTTTCTTTTGATGTACTTTACTACATAAATGAAAGAAATTCTATTTTACTACAACAAAACATTAATTTTAGTTTTTCTAGAAATTATTATAGGTATCAACTGATTCAACAATTAGATTTTTGGAGTTTTCGTATTATTAGTCTTGGATTTATCTTTTTAACCGTCGGCATTCTTTCAGGAGCTGTCTGGGCTAATGAGACATGGGGTTCATATTGGAACTGGGACCCAAAAGAAACTTGGGCATTTATTACTTGGACTATATTCGCAATTTATTTACATATTAAAACAAATAGGAATGTTAGGGGTATAAATTCTGCAATTGTGGCTTTGATCGGTTTTATTTTAATTTGGATATGCTATTTTGGCGTCAATCTTTTAGGAATAGGTTTACATAGTTATGGTTCATTTACATCGAATTAAAGTAACAAATAAGAAGGAATCGAAATCTAAATAAAAAAATAAAAAAATAGCATCTATATCTAACTTCATATAAGTTAAGAAATCTCATTTAGTTTTAGTAGTAAATCATAAAGAACCTTTTGAATCAAGTAGTACAATGATTCAAAAGGTTCTCACAATACAAAGACCAAAGACTTCTGATTACAATTCACTTTAATGCTTTTTTTTTTCCTGAAAACTATCCATAAAAATAATTAGATAAAATGGATTCGACCTTGTCACTTGCTAATGAGAGCACAAAATCAGGATAAATCCCAATACCAATTATGGGTAAAAGAATAGAGATTGAAAGAAATAACTCTCGGGGTCCAGAATCAAAAAAAGAAAAGTTTTTGATATTAATTAACTTGTATCCATAGAACATTTGGCGTAACATAGATAATAAATATATAGGAGTTAATATCATTCCAATTGCCATTACAAAAATAATGAAAATTTTGGAAATTAAGAAATATTTTTGGCTGGTAATTATTCCAAAAAAAACAATGAATTCTGCAATAAAACCACTCATGCCCGGCAATGCAAGGGAAGCCATCGATAAAATAGTGAACATTGTAAATATTTTTGGAATGGAGATAGCCATTCCACCCATTTCATCAAGATAAACAAGCCTAATTCTATCATAACTCGTTCCTGCCAAGAAAAAAAGTGCAGCGCCAATAAATCCATGAGAAATTATTTGTAAAATAGCTCCATTAAGTCCAGGATCCGTTATAGAACTAATACCTATAATTATAAAACCCATATGAGATACAGAAGAATAGGCTATTCTCTTTTTTAAATTACGTTGACCGGGAGATGTTGAAGCTGCATAAATTATTTGGATTGTACCGACTACCAACAACCAAGGAGAAAACATAGAATGAGCGTGGGGTAATAATTCCATATTGATTCGAACCAACCCATAGGCTCCCATTTTTAATAAGATTCCAGCGAGAAGCATACAGGTACTGTAATGTGCCTCACCGTGGGTGTCAGGTAACCAAGTATGTAAAGGTATAATCGGTGATTTGACGGCAAAAGCAATAAGAAATCCAATATAAAATAGTATTTCAAGTGTAACAGGATAGGATTTATTAGCTAAGAGTTCTAAATTTAATGTTGGTTCGTTCGAACCATATAAACTTATACCTAAAACTCCTATTAATAAAAAAATAGAACTTCCTGCCGTGTACAAAATAAATTTTGTAGCCGAATACAGACGTTTCTTTCCACCCCACATGGATAAAAGTAGATAAACGGGAATTAATTCTAATTCCCACATGATGAAAAAAAGTAGAAGATCCCGAGAAGAAAATGATCCTATTTGACCGCTGTACATTGCTAACATCAGGAAATGAAAAAATCGGGAATCCCGAGTAACTGGAAAAGCCGCTAAAGTGGCTAAAGTAGTAATAAATCCCGTCAGTAAAATAGTTCCTATAGAAAGTCCATCTATTCCCATTCTCCAGTAAAAATCAAAAAAATCGATCCATTTATAATCTTCGGACAGTTGAATTAATGGATCGTCCATTTTAAAATTATAACAAAAAGCGTAGGTCGTTAGAAGAAGTTCTAAGATGCAAATGCATATAGTATACCATTTATTGACTTTATTTCCCCTATGCGGGAGAAATAACATTAATGAACCAGCAGATATTGGAAAAACAACAATTATTGTTAACCAAGGAAAATCATTCGTGGTAAAGACAAGATACACCAGGTCCAAAGAACGCGTACTCAAAAAAAATATATAAATAAAAAATTTTTAACTTTTTTGAGTACGAGTACTTGTCAATAAAAAAAATAAAATGTATTCCAAATTTATTCAAATGAGGTTTTCGGTAACGTATCAATAAGCTAGACCCATACTTCGAGTTGTTTCATGCCATAAATAAACTCGAACGCTCAAAAAATCCGTTGGACAGGCGGATTCACATCTCTTACAACCAACACAGTCCTCGGTTCTTGGAGCAGAAGCTATTTGCTTAGCTTTACATCCATCCCAAGGTATCATTTCTAATACGTCTGTAGGGCATGCTCGGACACATTGAGTACATCCTATACAAGTATCATAAATTTTTACTGAATGTGACATAGGATCGATAGTTTTTTGAATGTCATAAATTTTCAATCTAGTAAACTTCTAACTGAATGGTATATTAAAATACTAGATGAAGCAATGATTTCCTTTAATAGAATTTTTGTAATGAATTTTGGCTCAATTCATAAAAAATGGGGCTAAAATACTTTGATTTCTTAGATTTTTACAAATAGAATCTCGTAGGTCATAACTTATCATATATGCAAATTTCAATCTATAATTTTTTTAGTTATGTTACTTATTTAATAAGGTCGATTGGTTTATGCGAATTGATTTTCTGTTACGATAAATTGACGAGACTATAGCTAATCCAATAGCTGCTTCAGCGGCTGCAATTGCTATAACAAAAATGCAGAAAATTTCCCCTTTTAGTTGGGAATTATCAAAAAAATCAGAAAATGTTACGAAATTCATATTAACTGCATTGAGTATAAGTTCAAGACACATAAGAGCCCTAACCATATTTCGACTTGTGATCAATCCATAAAGACCAATCAAAAATAAATAGGCACTCAAAACAAGTACATGTTCGAGTATCATTCAGCAACTCCTTATCAATTTTGATTCATTTCAATATGAAAAATAATTCACCGGATTCCATCAACTAGAATATAACAAAAAAGTACGAATAAAAAAAATATTTAGGTAAAAAAAATTTTCAAATATATATCAAATACAAATATATATCAAATATAAAAATTGATCCTTAAAATATGAAATAGTATTCAATCAAATTTAATTGAATGAACGGAAAAAATCATAACATACACAAAGTTTTCTTTGGTCTTTAATAATTTAGAACATTTTTTATTGACGAGCCACAGAAATTGCACCTATCAAAGCAACTAAAAGAATTATTGAAATGAGTTCAAATGGCAGAAAAAAATCTGTTGATAAATGAATTCCTATTTGTTGACTATTACTTATTAAATCTTGCTCTAGAATCTGGTTTAATTTTGTAGTCCAAATAACCCCGTACCATGACGTATCGAGAATAGTAGACATTAATAAAAAAAGAATAGTTGTACAAACCAACGAAGTAATCCCATTCCCAATGGTCCACAGATTGAAATCTGTGGAATATTCTGAATCATTCATGAACATCACAGCAAATATGATTAAAACATTTATGGCCCCCACATAAATAAGGAGTTGTGCAGCAGCTACAAAATGGGAATTTGATAGAATATACAATAAAGATATACAAACAAGAACAAATCCTAAGGAAAAGGCTGAAAATATTGGGTTGGGAAGTAATACCACTCCCAGACCCCCTACTAGAAGACCGGATCCCAGAAAAACTAAAAGAAAATCATGTATTGGTCCAGGCAAATCCATTATATTATTAAAATAAGAAAAAATCGAAATCCTTTTCATGACCTTATTAATTTAACCAGGAAATTTGTTTTTTATATGTTTCTAAATAGAGTGAAATTAGAATCTAATGGATATGAATTGATGTAGATACAATTATTAGTATTAGGCTGTTTTCTCTTTTTTTTTTTCTAAAGTGTATTTTCAACCTATCAATTTCAAGAAAGTAATTACGAATATATTATATTAAAAGAATGTGCCTTAATACTTAATATTATTATTATTATATAAATACAATACAAGTTTTTAATTAAATTCTTTATATAAATATAATTCAACAACTTGGAATTCTTTTTTTAATCAAATTAAAGGGTTTACCCCATTTTTTGTTTGAGGTGAATTCCAAATTGTTCGAATAGTGTAATCGTCAATTACTGACATTGGTAAACGACCCAAAGCTATTTGATTATAATTCAATTCGTGACGATCATAAGTGGAAAATTCATATTCTTCAGTCATTGACAAACAATTTGTTGGACAATACTCAACACAATTACCACAAAATATACAAATTCCAAAATCAATACTGTAATTAAGCAATCGTTTTTTTCGAATATTAGTTTCCAATTTCCAATCAACAACAGGCAAATCTATAGGACATACTCGAACACATACTTCACAAGCAATGCATTTATCAAATTCAAAATGGATTCGACCGCGGAAACGTTCCGATGTTATTAATTTTTCATAGGGATATTGAATAGTTACAGGTAAACGATTTGTGTGGGATAAGGTAATCATGAAACCTTGACCAATATACCTTGCAGCTCGTAGGGTTTGTTGACCATAATTCATGAACCCGGTTATCATAGGAAGCATATTGTAATTATCTCTGAATAATTTTATCTTTGTTTCTGTCTCTTGTTTAAAACAAATAATGAATATATTAGATTCATTTTAAATTTAGAGTGAAAAGAGTTGGAAAGAAGTGGTTAATAATAGATTACCAAGGGAAATAGGTAAAAGAAATTTCCATCCAAGATTTAATAGTTGATCCATTCTTAGCCTAGGTAAAGTCCATCTTGTTGCGATAGAAACGAACAAAAACAAATAAGTTTTAGCTAATGTAATAAAGATACCAATTGTTGTTCCAAAAATTTGATCCCTTTGAAATAGCTCCAGAATAGATATATACGGAATAGAAATATTCCAACCGCCTAAGTATAGAACTGTTACAAATAATGAGGAAATTAATAGATTTAGATAAGAAGCAACGTAAAATAAACCAAATTTTATACCTGAATATTCAGTTTGATAACCTGCTATTAATTCTTCTTCCGCTTCTGGTAAATCAAACGGTAACCTCTCGCATTCTGCTAGGGAAGAAATTAGAAAAATGATAAAACCTATAGGTTGACGCCACAAATTCCATCCCCAAAAACCATATTTTGATTGTGCCTCAACTATATCAACTGTACTTAAACTGTTAGATAATCCTAGTCGGCGAGAACATTACTATTTTCACCGCTATTTCAGAACCGTACATGAGGTCTTGGCCTCATACGGCTCCTCGGGGGCCATAAATAAATCTAAGGACCAGATTATAATTTAGATGGATATGATGTGTTCTAAAATGGATTAAATATATCTGGGGTCCCGAATTATACCAATGGAATTCTGTCTGCTCAAATTCTAAGAATAAAAAACGCGCTTCGGAATTCATCTCACCCCTTTACAAATTTGAATTTCTATTTGTTGAGTAATAACTTAACCCTTTAATAAAAAACTCCTAAAAAAAAAAAGTATTTAAGCCCATCGTGGTTTTCGATTACGAAAAATAATTAGACATCCTATTTTTTTATTATTCATGACAGAAATTCGATTTTATTTTCGAAATATATGAAAAAAAAAAGAGCCTTGTTTCGTTCCTATTCTTCTTTCTTTTTTAGAAAAAAGTTGGTAGACTTATAAAAAATAAAGGATTATTTCGTTTCTGATAGTCATTACATTTGTCGGTGGATAGGAGCATACTCTGAATCGGAATCTTGGGGAGTACTGTCTGATCATTTCTACTAATTTAAAGCCCCAATTAACCTTCTTTTTTTTATCTTATGTTAGGCCTAAATATCCTTTTCAATTTGGTTAATCTCTATTACAAATTCTTTGTGTATTTTGGTGTTTCTAACCATCCACTCACTTTTACCTAATTGCCGCTCACTTTGTAATACATGTATGTTAATCTATATAACTGATAGTGAAAACGTCATCCGGTTACCGGTTAATATATTTAACCCGCTTCAAGTCAGGATGACTAATCAACCAACCTTGGGGTAAAGTGATTCTTACACTTATGTTTATTTCCGTTTAACCTTTGTACATAGGAAATGAGACTCATTTTTCGTTTTACTGCAAATTTCAGAGCAGTTTTTTTTTCACTCATATATAACTATCAAATTCCTTTTATTAATTATTTCGATTAATTCGAAAGATAAATATATATTCCGTTTTTTAACTGATTCGTCTAGAAGAAACGGAATAGTAAAAATAAACGTTTCTGTTTCAACGAATCGCACGTAGAGATATTGATAAAACACATAGAGTTAATGGTATTTCATAACTAATCGATTGGGCAGCAGCTCGCAGACCACCTAAAAAAGAATATTTATTATTTGATCCATATCCTGACATAAGAAGTCCAATAGGAGCAATACTTGAGATGGCAATCCATAAAAAAATACCGATATTGAGATCCGCTAAAACAAGGTGATTGCTAAAGGGAATTACTGAATAACTTAGTAAAATAGAGATAACTGCTATAGATGGTCCAATACTAAATAAAGGAGTATTTCCTCTAGATGGACGAAGATTTTCTTTGAAAAGTAGTTTTGTCCCATCGGCTAGAGCTTGAAGAATTCCCAACGGGCCGGCGTATTCAGGTCCAATACGTTGTTGTATCCCTGCAGATATTTCTCTTTCTAACCACACAATTACTAGTACACCTGTTATGATTCCCAATACAAGAGAAAATATAGGGACAAATATCCATATGAGTCCATAGACCTCTTTTAAAGATTCCAATTTAACAAAAGAATTTATAGTTTGGACTGCTGTTGCATAAATTATCATTTTAACGATCAACTTCTCCCATAATTATATCTATGCTACCGAGTATCGTCATAATATCAGCCAATTTCATTCTTTTAACTAGTTCAGGAAGAATTTGCAAATTAATAAAACCCGGTGGTCGTATTTTCCATCTCCAAGGAAAACCGCTTTGATCTCCTATGAGAAAAATTCCCAACTCCCCTTTTGGAGCTTCAACTCTTACATAAAGTTCTTGTTTTGATAATTCAAAAGTAGGAGAAGGTTTTTTACTAATGAATCGATATTCAAAATCATTCCATTCTGGATTCCTTTTTCTATCAAAGCCCCTGCTTTCTAAATTCTCATAGGGACCCCCTGGAAGTCCTTCCAGAGCCTGTTGAATAATTTTTATGGATTCTGTCATTTCGCTAAGTCGTACTAAATAACGAGCTAATGAATCTCCTTGTTTTTGCCATTGAATTTCCCATTCAAATTCATCGTAAGACTCATAACGATCAATTTTACGAAGATCCCATGGTATTCCGGATGCGCGTAGCATTGGTCCGGATAAACCCCAATTTATTGCTTCTTCCCCACCAATAATCCCAACTCCTTCAACCCGTTCTAAAAAAATAGGATTTCGTGTAATGAGTTTTTGATATTCAACAACCTCTGTTAAAAAATAATCACAAAAATCCAAGCATTTATCTATCCAACCATAAGGTAAATCAGCCGCTATTCCTCCAATACGAAAAAAATTATGCATCATTCTCATACCGGTGGCAGCTTCGAATAGATCATATACAAATTCTCGTTCTCTGAAAATATAGAAAAAGGGAGTCTGTGCACCAATATCTGCCATAAAAGGGCCGAGCCATAACAGATGAGAAGCTATACGACTCAATTCCAGCATAATTACTCTGATATAGCTGGCCCTTTTAGGAACTTGAATATTTCCCAATTGTTCTGGTCCATTTACTGTTATTGCTTCTGTAAACATAGTAGCTAAATAATCCCATCGCGTTACATACGGTAAATATTGTATAATTGCTCGGTTTTCTGCAATTTTTTCCATTCCTCTGTGTAAATAACCTAATATGGGTTCACAGTCAACAACATCCTCACCATCTAGAGTAACAATTAAGCGAAGAACACCATGCATGGATGGGTGGTGAGGTCCCATATTGACTATCATAAGATCTTTTCCTGTAACTGGTCTCTTCATAAGTTTTTCCTTGATTCGTTCTGGCATGAATTAGATTTCTGAATAAAGAAGTTTATCAAAAAATTCAAGATCTAAAAAATTCACTAATTCACAATTTTTGAATTTAACGAGTTTTTAATTCCCGAATATTCAACTGATTAATTAATTCTTTATAACGTACTCTATTTTTTTTTGACAAATAAGCCAGCAGTCGTTGACGTTTTCCCAGAATTTTTCGTAGACCCCGCTGAGATAAATAATCTTTTCTGTGCAATTCCAAATGTGAAGTAAGTCTTCGTATCTTATTAGTGAAACTAAATACTTGAAATTCAACGGATCCCCTGCTTTCTTCTTTTTGTTCTTCAAATGAAATGACTATATTTTTTATCATAAAAAGAAATCCTTCCCCTTTTAATATGAATTGAAAGATATTAATTTTACTGATCAGTAATAATAATGGTAGTTTTTTTGTACAAGGATCTTAATTTAATTATCAACCTCTTAATTCTTCATTTTAGAAAAAAATCTAAATTTAGATCTCAAAAAGAAGGATTCTGTTAATTTATTTATGAATCCGCTATAATTGGTATCTATGTGATTGATTAAATTAATCTCATGTATAAAGATTTAATTTAAAACAATCCCTCATATTTGTGCATATAGTTGTTTTCATATACCGTAACTTATTATATATAGTAAAAAGTATTTATGATTAAGGAATTGGAAATCGCGTATACATGCGTATTCTTATCATACTGAAATGATTTCCGTTAGTAGTATTAAACCAATAGCGAT
This DNA window, taken from Arabidopsis thaliana chloroplast, complete genome, encodes the following:
- the ndhH gene encoding NADH dehydrogenase subunit 7 → MKRPVTGKDLMIVNMGPHHPSMHGVLRLIVTLDGEDVVDCEPILGYLHRGMEKIAENRAIIQYLPYVTRWDYLATMFTEAITVNGPEQLGNIQVPKRASYIRVIMLELSRIASHLLWLGPFMADIGAQTPFFYIFREREFVYDLFEAATGMRMMHNFFRIGGIAADLPYGWIDKCLDFCDYFLTEVVEYQKLITRNPIFLERVEGVGIIGGEEAINWGLSGPMLRASGIPWDLRKIDRYESYDEFEWEIQWQKQGDSLARYLVRLSEMTESIKIIQQALEGLPGGPYENLESRGFDRKRNPEWNDFEYRFISKKPSPTFELSKQELYVRVEAPKGELGIFLIGDQSGFPWRWKIRPPGFINLQILPELVKRMKLADIMTILGSIDIIMGEVDR
- the rps15 gene encoding ribosomal protein S15, with amino-acid sequence MIKNIVISFEEQKEESRGSVEFQVFSFTNKIRRLTSHLELHRKDYLSQRGLRKILGKRQRLLAYLSKKNRVRYKELINQLNIRELKTR